One stretch of Pararhizobium qamdonense DNA includes these proteins:
- the lptE gene encoding LPS assembly lipoprotein LptE: protein MSLSEKAQRYAQLVAFGTLAVLAGCQIKPLYSDGPSGKPAKALASIEISEAGDRVEQEVRNALIFLTSGGAGEPKNAQYKLALSVTSSIKGVLYDQNTNDDNTDTAGAGRVVVSADYNLTRADTGETVRSGNRTSVALVDFPEQEFAKVRASRDGEKRAAKELAEIIRADLAAALGR, encoded by the coding sequence ATGTCGTTGTCTGAAAAAGCTCAGAGATACGCGCAGCTTGTGGCTTTCGGCACGCTTGCGGTGCTCGCCGGTTGCCAGATCAAGCCGCTTTATTCGGACGGCCCATCGGGCAAGCCCGCCAAGGCGCTGGCATCGATCGAGATTTCCGAAGCTGGCGACCGCGTTGAGCAGGAGGTGCGCAACGCCCTGATCTTCCTGACATCAGGGGGAGCAGGCGAGCCCAAGAACGCTCAATACAAGCTGGCTTTGAGCGTCACAAGCAGCATCAAGGGCGTTCTCTACGACCAGAACACCAATGACGACAACACCGATACTGCCGGTGCCGGCCGCGTCGTGGTTTCGGCCGATTATAACCTGACGCGGGCGGATACAGGCGAAACCGTTCGCTCCGGCAATCGCACCTCGGTCGCACTGGTCGATTTTCCGGAGCAGGAATTTGCCAAGGTTCGCGCCAGCCGCGATGGCGAAAAGCGGGCTGCCAAGGAACTGGCCGAGATCATCCGTGCCGATCTTGCCGCAGCGCTCGGCCGCTGA
- a CDS encoding ParB/RepB/Spo0J family partition protein, protein MNDDNSRRRLGRGLAALIGEMDQPLQASSPVAPVNADRRIPIEFVARNPRNPRRTFDEAELQDLASSIRQHGIVQPVVVRTIADERYEIIAGERRWRAAQLAGFTDIPVIVRDVDDRTALEIAIVENVQRSDLNPLEEALGYDQLIAEHGYTQNDLGEIIGKSRSHVANSLRLLKLPEPVRDMLSSGTLSAGHARALIPTSDPVLLARSIIAKGLSVRDTERLAQNDIRAQNDPNYGKPSPKEEKDADTLALERTLSDSLGLDVTVNHKASGGQLRISYKTLDQLEEICRLLERR, encoded by the coding sequence ATGAATGACGACAATTCGAGACGGAGACTTGGACGCGGTCTGGCAGCTCTGATCGGCGAAATGGATCAACCGTTGCAGGCCAGTAGCCCTGTTGCGCCCGTTAATGCGGACCGGCGTATTCCGATCGAATTTGTCGCCCGTAATCCGCGCAACCCGCGGCGGACGTTTGATGAGGCGGAATTGCAGGACTTGGCGAGTTCGATCCGCCAGCACGGCATTGTCCAGCCCGTCGTCGTTCGCACGATCGCCGATGAACGATATGAAATCATCGCTGGTGAACGCCGCTGGCGTGCCGCGCAACTGGCTGGATTTACCGATATCCCGGTTATTGTTCGCGATGTCGACGATCGTACAGCTCTCGAAATCGCAATCGTGGAAAACGTTCAGCGGTCAGACCTCAACCCGCTGGAAGAAGCTTTGGGTTACGATCAGCTGATTGCGGAACACGGCTATACCCAAAATGATCTTGGCGAAATTATTGGTAAAAGCCGCAGCCATGTCGCGAACAGCCTTAGGCTTTTGAAGCTGCCGGAGCCGGTGCGGGACATGCTTTCGTCCGGCACCCTGTCGGCTGGTCATGCCCGTGCGTTGATCCCCACCTCTGATCCAGTTTTGCTAGCGCGATCGATCATCGCCAAGGGCCTTTCGGTGCGTGATACCGAGCGATTGGCGCAGAACGATATTCGCGCCCAGAATGATCCGAACTACGGCAAGCCCTCCCCCAAGGAGGAAAAGGATGCGGATACGCTGGCGCTGGAGCGGACGCTGTCCGACAGCCTTGGACTTGATGTCACCGTCAATCACAAGGCATCTGGCGGACAGCTGCGAATTTCGTACAAGACGCTCGATCAACTCGAAGAAATCTGCCGGCTGCTTGAGCGCCGTTAA
- the holA gene encoding DNA polymerase III subunit delta encodes MTEIKSHEFEQFLQRPLRDNRIYLIYGPDRGLVSERAAQIAGKTGVALDDPFSLIRLDGTDLQQSPGRLLDEVNTIGLFGGEKLVWIRAAGTEKTLIEGLNLLSQQPPDASYVIIEAGDLKKGTGIRKIGENSRSVVSIACYSDDARAVNALIDQELGLEGLRISPAARERLNEALGGDRIASRNEIRKLALYCRGMGSIEEEHVLDIVGDASAVSVDDAIDAVLKGDADGLQHAIRKIVASKTAIFLVLQACLKQFQLLDLMRSEMDDKRQQPTQVVATLGRHLHFRRKPLIEGALKTWTLPAIRRELARLQAAILQSRTRQSLEDSIAMQTLLAITLQSARR; translated from the coding sequence ATGACCGAGATCAAATCGCACGAATTCGAGCAGTTCCTGCAGCGCCCGCTGCGGGACAACCGCATCTATCTGATCTACGGCCCAGATCGTGGACTGGTGTCCGAACGCGCCGCCCAGATTGCCGGGAAAACCGGCGTTGCGCTTGACGATCCTTTTTCCCTGATCCGGCTCGATGGCACCGATCTCCAGCAGAGTCCGGGACGTCTGCTCGACGAAGTTAACACGATCGGTCTCTTCGGCGGCGAGAAGCTCGTCTGGATACGGGCTGCGGGCACCGAGAAAACTTTGATAGAGGGGCTCAACCTCCTATCGCAACAGCCACCGGATGCCAGCTATGTCATCATCGAAGCCGGTGATCTCAAGAAGGGGACCGGCATCCGCAAGATCGGTGAAAATAGCCGGTCGGTCGTCTCGATTGCCTGCTATAGCGACGATGCCCGGGCGGTGAACGCGCTGATCGACCAGGAACTCGGACTGGAAGGTCTGCGCATTTCCCCCGCTGCACGCGAACGGCTGAACGAGGCGCTCGGCGGCGACAGGATCGCCTCGCGCAACGAGATCCGCAAGCTGGCGCTCTATTGCCGCGGCATGGGCTCGATTGAGGAAGAGCATGTTCTCGACATTGTCGGCGACGCCAGCGCGGTGTCCGTCGATGACGCAATCGATGCGGTCCTCAAAGGCGACGCCGACGGGTTGCAGCATGCTATCCGAAAGATCGTGGCGTCGAAGACCGCTATCTTCCTGGTGCTACAGGCCTGCCTGAAACAGTTCCAGTTGCTGGATTTGATGCGGTCCGAGATGGACGACAAGCGGCAGCAACCCACACAGGTCGTCGCCACACTTGGACGGCATCTGCATTTCCGCCGCAAGCCCCTGATTGAAGGCGCCTTGAAAACCTGGACACTTCCGGCCATCCGGCGGGAACTTGCGCGCTTGCAAGCGGCAATTCTCCAAAGTCGCACACGGCAAAGCCTTGAAGACAGCATCGCCATGCAGACATTGCTGGCGATCACCTTACAATCGGCGCGTAGATAA